In a genomic window of Nodosilinea sp. E11:
- a CDS encoding DUF4327 family protein, whose protein sequence is MTEAIADLVVAHPMVKFQRQVESLVKKSKVVSPSDPIWKIAFLFGDDWAHWKHELEEFDFSTQDPIQELLAVQSWEED, encoded by the coding sequence ATGACTGAAGCAATCGCCGACTTAGTTGTCGCTCACCCGATGGTGAAATTTCAGCGCCAAGTTGAGTCTCTAGTTAAGAAATCCAAAGTTGTTAGTCCCAGCGATCCTATCTGGAAAATCGCTTTCCTGTTTGGTGATGACTGGGCCCACTGGAAACATGAACTAGAAGAGTTCGACTTTTCCACTCAAGATCCAATTCAAGAACTGTTGGCCGTACAGTCTTGGGAAGAAGATTAA
- the cobM gene encoding precorrin-4 C(11)-methyltransferase codes for MANAATSPKIQDFPAGTSSQVAPLAPGVYIVGAGPGDPELLTVKAQRLLSQADVILYANSLVPQQILEWTRPDAERIGTATMTLESILPLMVERVRAGKSVIRLQSGDPSLYSAIHEQIQALAEAEVPFEVVPGISAYQAAAAKLNAELTIPGLVQSIILTRISGRTQVPEAEDLASLAAHKTSLCLYLSARHVEESQAQLLKHYEPDTPVAICFRIGWPDEQLLVVPLSEMARTTREKDLIRTTLYVISPALRGQKVRSRLYNPDHTHLFRPKDRSVIPSDATQDAVTTEA; via the coding sequence ATGGCCAACGCCGCGACCTCGCCTAAAATCCAAGATTTTCCTGCGGGCACCTCCTCGCAGGTTGCGCCCCTAGCGCCGGGGGTCTATATCGTAGGGGCTGGACCGGGTGACCCAGAACTGTTGACGGTTAAGGCACAGCGCCTGCTAAGCCAGGCGGATGTGATTCTCTACGCCAACTCTCTGGTGCCCCAGCAAATCCTTGAGTGGACCCGCCCTGATGCTGAGCGTATTGGCACTGCAACGATGACCCTGGAGAGCATTCTGCCGCTGATGGTGGAGCGGGTGCGGGCCGGCAAGTCGGTAATTCGCCTGCAATCGGGCGACCCCAGCCTCTACAGCGCCATCCACGAGCAAATTCAGGCGCTGGCGGAGGCTGAGGTGCCTTTTGAAGTGGTGCCGGGTATTAGCGCCTACCAGGCGGCGGCGGCCAAGCTCAATGCTGAGCTGACCATTCCGGGGCTGGTGCAGTCGATCATTCTCACCCGCATTAGCGGGCGCACCCAGGTGCCCGAGGCGGAGGATCTGGCCAGTCTGGCGGCCCACAAAACCAGCCTGTGCCTGTATTTGAGTGCCCGCCATGTGGAAGAGTCTCAGGCCCAGCTTTTAAAGCACTACGAGCCGGATACCCCGGTGGCGATTTGCTTTCGGATTGGCTGGCCCGATGAGCAGCTTTTAGTCGTTCCACTGTCGGAAATGGCCCGAACCACCCGCGAAAAAGACCTGATTCGCACTACGCTTTACGTGATTAGCCCAGCGCTGCGGGGGCAAAAGGTGAGGTCACGACTGTATAACCCCGACCACACCCACCTGTTTCGTCCCAAGGATCGATCGGTCATCCCCTCTGATGCGACCCAAGATGCGGTGACTACTGAGGCTTGA
- the hemW gene encoding radical SAM family heme chaperone HemW, with amino-acid sequence MTTLSSNISSPAAAYIHIPFCRRRCFYCDFPISVLGNQQRGETSGTVESYVDALCAEIVATPKLNEHPLSTVFFGGGTPSLLSVPQLETILAQLDRRFGIAPTAEISMEMDPGTFDLEHLQGYLAAGINRISLGVQALDDVTLESCGRYHRVADVYQAVDWLHQVAMPNWSLDLISGLPHQTLTDWETGLSKAVALQPHHLSIYDLTVEPQTVFAKRYQPGDAPLPTDDQTATMYRLAQQWLTAQGYDHYEVSNYAQPGHQCQHNLTYWRNQPYYGFGLGAASYTQHQRVSRPRTLTTYGEWVKAFQAAGGVHSEPPTPTLEQLLDRLMLGLRLKEGINGDELRSHCSPKTWSMLQQTLKPHIEQGFVIVEGDTWDDLRCLRLSDPEGFLFSNVVLSDCFRALEEQ; translated from the coding sequence ATGACTACCCTCTCTAGCAATATCTCCAGCCCTGCCGCCGCCTACATCCACATTCCCTTCTGCCGTCGTCGCTGCTTTTACTGTGACTTCCCAATTTCAGTGCTGGGTAACCAGCAGCGTGGCGAGACCTCAGGCACCGTAGAAAGCTATGTGGACGCGCTCTGTGCAGAAATCGTAGCCACCCCAAAGCTGAATGAACACCCCCTCAGCACTGTGTTCTTCGGCGGCGGTACTCCATCTTTGCTCTCTGTCCCCCAGCTAGAAACGATTCTGGCCCAACTCGATCGCCGCTTTGGCATCGCCCCCACCGCCGAAATCTCCATGGAAATGGACCCCGGCACCTTTGACCTAGAGCATTTGCAGGGCTACCTAGCCGCAGGCATCAACCGCATCAGTCTCGGCGTTCAAGCACTAGACGATGTCACCTTAGAAAGCTGTGGCCGCTACCATCGCGTTGCCGACGTATACCAGGCTGTAGATTGGCTACACCAGGTCGCCATGCCTAACTGGAGCCTCGATTTAATCTCTGGATTGCCCCACCAAACCCTGACCGATTGGGAAACCGGCCTATCTAAGGCCGTAGCCCTCCAACCTCACCACCTTTCCATTTACGACCTCACGGTAGAGCCACAAACCGTCTTTGCCAAACGCTACCAACCGGGCGATGCGCCCCTGCCCACCGACGATCAAACCGCCACCATGTATCGGCTGGCTCAGCAATGGCTAACTGCCCAGGGCTACGACCACTACGAAGTCTCTAACTATGCCCAGCCGGGACACCAATGCCAGCACAATCTGACCTACTGGCGCAACCAGCCCTATTACGGGTTTGGCCTGGGGGCCGCCAGCTACACCCAGCACCAGCGCGTCAGTCGGCCCCGCACCCTGACGACCTACGGCGAGTGGGTCAAGGCCTTTCAAGCCGCTGGGGGAGTTCACAGCGAACCACCAACACCAACCCTGGAACAATTATTGGATCGGCTGATGCTGGGGCTGCGGCTCAAAGAGGGGATTAACGGCGATGAGCTGCGATCGCATTGTTCTCCTAAAACCTGGTCAATGCTCCAACAAACCCTCAAGCCTCACATTGAGCAGGGATTTGTCATCGTTGAAGGCGACACCTGGGATGATCTCCGCTGTTTGCGTCTCAGCGATCCCGAAGGTTTTCTGTTTTCTAATGTGGTGCTGTCTGACTGTTTTCGGGCCTTAGAAGAACAGTAA
- the serA gene encoding phosphoglycerate dehydrogenase, translated as MPKVLVSDPIDQAGLDILSQVAQVDVNTSLSPEELVATIGDYDALMIRSGTKVTKAVIEAGQNLKIIGRAGVGVDNVDVPEATRRGIVVVNSPEGNTIAAAEHALAMMMSMSRYIPSADRSVKAGEWKRKDFTGVEIYKKTLGVVGLGKIGSHVATVARAMGMKLLAYDPFISADRAEQLGCRLVELDLLFREADYITLHLPKTPETTHLVNEAALATMKPTVRIINCARGGIIDEAALAKAVREGTIGGAALDVYEAEPLGESELRELGKEIILTPHLGASTEEAQVNVAIDVAEQIRDVLLGLPARSAVNIPGLRPEVMQKLRPYLQLAETLGNLVGQLAGGRVEELTVRLQGDIAGGDTQPIMVAALKGLLSHALQERVNYVNASIEAKERGIHVIETRDADIRDYTGSLNLSAKGNLGEHSVTGVLLGGSEIRVTDIDEFPINVPPTQHMLFTLHRDMPGIIGKIGSLLGSFNVNIASMQVGRKIVRGDAVMALSLDDPLPEGILEEILKVPGIRDAYTVNL; from the coding sequence ATGCCCAAGGTTTTAGTTTCCGACCCCATCGATCAAGCGGGCCTCGATATTCTCTCCCAAGTTGCCCAGGTCGACGTCAATACCAGCCTTTCGCCCGAAGAATTGGTGGCGACCATTGGCGACTACGACGCGCTGATGATTCGCTCTGGCACCAAGGTGACCAAGGCGGTGATTGAGGCGGGGCAGAACCTCAAAATCATTGGCCGGGCTGGGGTAGGAGTCGACAACGTCGATGTGCCTGAAGCCACTCGACGGGGCATTGTGGTGGTCAACTCCCCCGAGGGCAACACGATCGCAGCGGCAGAGCACGCCCTGGCGATGATGATGTCGATGTCGCGCTACATTCCCAGCGCCGATCGCTCGGTCAAGGCGGGCGAATGGAAGCGCAAAGATTTCACCGGGGTCGAAATCTATAAGAAAACCCTGGGCGTGGTGGGCCTGGGCAAAATTGGCTCCCATGTAGCCACGGTCGCCCGGGCCATGGGCATGAAGCTGCTGGCCTACGACCCGTTTATCTCCGCCGATCGCGCTGAACAGCTAGGCTGTCGCCTGGTGGAGCTAGACCTACTGTTCCGCGAGGCCGACTACATCACCCTGCACCTGCCCAAAACGCCAGAAACCACTCACTTAGTCAATGAGGCGGCCCTGGCTACGATGAAACCCACGGTGCGGATCATCAACTGCGCCCGTGGCGGCATCATCGACGAAGCGGCCCTGGCTAAGGCCGTACGGGAGGGCACCATCGGGGGTGCCGCCCTGGACGTGTACGAGGCTGAACCCCTGGGCGAGTCGGAACTGCGGGAGCTGGGCAAGGAAATCATTCTGACCCCCCACCTTGGCGCGTCTACCGAAGAAGCTCAAGTGAATGTAGCCATCGATGTGGCTGAGCAAATTCGCGATGTGCTGCTGGGGCTACCGGCGCGATCTGCGGTAAATATTCCCGGTCTGCGCCCCGAGGTGATGCAAAAGCTGCGCCCCTACCTGCAACTGGCGGAAACCCTGGGCAACCTGGTGGGGCAATTAGCTGGGGGTCGGGTCGAAGAACTCACCGTGCGGCTCCAGGGCGACATCGCCGGGGGCGACACCCAGCCGATCATGGTGGCGGCCCTCAAGGGTCTGCTTTCCCACGCCTTGCAAGAACGGGTCAACTACGTTAACGCCTCCATCGAAGCCAAGGAGCGGGGCATCCACGTGATTGAAACCCGCGACGCCGACATTCGCGACTACACCGGCTCGCTGAACCTGTCGGCCAAGGGCAACCTGGGCGAGCACTCGGTGACTGGGGTGCTGCTGGGAGGCAGCGAAATTCGGGTCACCGACATCGACGAGTTTCCGATCAACGTGCCGCCAACGCAGCATATGCTGTTTACCCTGCACCGCGATATGCCGGGCATCATTGGCAAAATTGGCTCGCTGCTGGGCAGCTTTAATGTCAATATCGCTAGCATGCAGGTGGGCCGCAAAATTGTGCGCGGCGACGCGGTGATGGCCCTCAGCCTCGATGACCCCCTGCCCGAAGGCATCTTGGAAGAGATTCTCAAGGTGCCGGGTATTCGCGATGCCTACACAGTTAATTTGTAG
- a CDS encoding MOSC domain-containing protein — MLPFLSRIDIFPVKSLDGVAVSQATVLGSGALRGDRTYALFDAQNRFINAKRTAAIHRLRSAFSDDGEFITLAVDSDSSTVTFSLHQQRPDLETWLANYFQQPVTLQENHDLGFPDDTYAAGPTVISTATLQTVADWYSLTLDETRRRFRTNLEIDGVPAFWEDQLFSTDETPVCFTIGDVVLQGINPCQRCIVPTRDALTGSATKSFQKTFAQQRTATLPSWAPPQWFDHFYKLAVNTNIANQCGQSLRVGDSVSLL, encoded by the coding sequence ATGCTCCCTTTTCTGTCTCGCATTGATATTTTCCCCGTCAAGTCGCTAGATGGGGTTGCGGTGTCCCAGGCGACGGTGTTGGGGAGTGGGGCGCTGAGGGGCGATCGCACCTATGCCCTGTTTGATGCCCAAAACCGCTTCATCAACGCCAAGCGCACCGCCGCCATCCACCGCCTGCGATCGGCTTTCTCTGACGATGGCGAGTTCATCACTCTAGCCGTGGATAGCGATAGTTCAACCGTCACCTTTTCCCTGCACCAGCAGCGCCCAGACCTAGAAACCTGGCTAGCCAACTACTTTCAGCAGCCCGTCACCCTACAAGAAAACCACGACCTCGGCTTTCCTGACGACACCTATGCCGCTGGACCAACGGTAATCAGCACCGCCACTCTCCAGACCGTCGCCGACTGGTATAGCCTTACCCTCGACGAAACCCGCCGTCGCTTCCGCACCAACCTGGAGATCGACGGTGTGCCTGCCTTCTGGGAAGACCAGCTTTTCAGCACCGATGAAACCCCCGTCTGCTTCACCATCGGTGATGTGGTGCTACAAGGCATCAACCCCTGCCAACGCTGCATTGTGCCCACTCGCGACGCCCTCACCGGATCTGCCACCAAAAGCTTCCAAAAAACCTTCGCCCAGCAGCGCACCGCCACCCTGCCGAGCTGGGCACCCCCCCAATGGTTTGACCATTTCTACAAACTGGCGGTCAACACCAACATCGCCAATCAATGCGGGCAAAGTCTTAGGGTTGGGGATAGTGTTAGCCTGCTTTAA
- a CDS encoding tetratricopeptide repeat protein: MTANRNRWLVGTVLTLALAAFLSISLLPLLGGNGTRRGGEPTEANPTATDPASVQAELEAQARGYELVLEREPDNQTALQGLVDARIQLNDIDGVLGPLERLVELNPDVPDYAVLLAQTKQQLGDLEGAAQTYRQVLDQQPGNMNALQGLTVLLVQQNRPQAAIGLLQDTLKTAEQVQAEGATAGIDTVSVKLLLAQVHVEANSPGQAIALYDETIATAPEDFRPVLAKALVLQEQGEADTAQALFAQATALAPAQFKDQIELMSTQNQAAPTTGSESVDPLEPAPATEGSAD, from the coding sequence GTGACTGCAAACCGCAATCGTTGGCTCGTTGGTACCGTTCTAACCCTGGCGTTAGCGGCCTTTTTGTCGATATCGCTCCTGCCCCTTTTGGGTGGCAACGGCACCCGTCGGGGGGGAGAGCCTACCGAGGCCAATCCCACCGCCACCGACCCCGCCTCCGTGCAGGCCGAGCTAGAAGCTCAGGCCCGGGGCTATGAGCTAGTGCTAGAGCGCGAGCCCGACAACCAAACAGCCCTGCAAGGCTTGGTAGATGCTCGAATTCAGCTCAATGATATTGATGGGGTCCTAGGCCCGCTAGAGCGGCTCGTAGAGTTAAACCCCGACGTTCCCGACTACGCAGTGTTGCTAGCCCAAACTAAACAGCAGCTCGGTGATCTAGAAGGTGCCGCTCAGACCTACCGCCAGGTGCTAGACCAACAGCCCGGCAACATGAACGCCCTACAAGGTCTCACCGTACTATTGGTTCAGCAAAATCGACCTCAAGCCGCCATTGGGCTGCTTCAAGACACCCTTAAAACCGCTGAGCAGGTGCAGGCTGAAGGGGCGACAGCGGGCATTGATACCGTTTCTGTGAAGCTACTCCTGGCTCAGGTGCATGTAGAGGCCAACAGCCCTGGCCAAGCGATTGCGCTCTACGACGAAACCATCGCCACTGCCCCAGAAGACTTCCGCCCAGTGTTGGCCAAAGCTCTGGTGCTGCAAGAACAGGGTGAGGCCGACACCGCTCAGGCCCTTTTCGCCCAAGCCACGGCCCTCGCCCCAGCGCAGTTTAAAGATCAAATTGAGCTCATGTCTACCCAAAATCAGGCTGCCCCTACCACGGGCAGCGAAAGCGTAGATCCTTTAGAGCCAGCCCCTGCCACCGAAGGTTCAGCAGACTAA
- a CDS encoding pseudouridine synthase, which yields MGYQYILFYKPYNVLSQFSEGSTPPTSDSASRLTLKDFVPIADVYPVGRLDRDSEGLMLLTDHGQVQHRLSNPRFAHPRTYWVQVEHRPAPPALAQLRQGVTIKGYRTRPCQVALMATDPPLPLREPPIRYRQSIPTAWLEMTLQEGKNRQVRRMTAAVGHPTLRLVRVAIAHLGLGNLEPGQWRFVTPRERQDLLQL from the coding sequence ATGGGTTACCAATACATTCTGTTTTATAAGCCCTACAATGTGCTGAGTCAGTTCAGCGAGGGGAGCACACCACCTACGTCTGATTCAGCGTCTCGGCTTACCCTCAAAGACTTTGTGCCCATTGCCGATGTCTATCCCGTGGGGCGGCTCGATCGCGATAGTGAAGGCCTCATGCTGCTGACAGACCACGGCCAAGTGCAGCATCGCCTTAGCAACCCACGGTTTGCCCACCCGCGCACCTACTGGGTTCAGGTTGAGCATAGGCCAGCCCCCCCAGCGCTAGCTCAACTGCGCCAGGGGGTTACGATCAAGGGCTATCGTACCCGCCCGTGCCAGGTAGCCTTGATGGCGACCGACCCGCCGCTACCGCTACGAGAACCGCCCATTCGTTACCGCCAAAGCATTCCCACCGCTTGGCTAGAGATGACCCTTCAGGAGGGCAAAAATCGCCAGGTTCGGCGCATGACTGCTGCTGTCGGACACCCGACCCTACGGCTGGTGCGGGTTGCGATCGCCCATCTAGGCCTAGGCAACCTCGAACCTGGCCAATGGCGATTTGTCACCCCCCGCGAGCGCCAAGATCTCTTACAACTTTAG
- the prmA gene encoding 50S ribosomal protein L11 methyltransferase, which yields MVNTWWEVKVLCDPALEDTVFWRFDSFGSQGTSTQQRGSSCVVQAYFPQHRLELLDLSALALLIKQDALCSNLVLPRISWQLIDEEDWSKSWKDHWQPEPIGDRFLITPAWLEPPDGNQRLVLRLDPGVAFGTGNHPTTQLCLESLEMRLTYEKTDVTIADIGCGSGILSIGALLLGAKKSYAADIDDLAVHSAMGNRTLNGLTEEQLPLLHGSLDAIAQAMDAPADGLVCNILAEVIMDLIPQMHTIVTADGWGILSGILLDQSKLVADTLEQHGWVVSTLWRRQEWCCLNVRRSPS from the coding sequence GTGGTCAACACCTGGTGGGAAGTAAAGGTACTGTGCGATCCGGCCCTAGAGGATACGGTCTTCTGGCGATTCGACAGTTTTGGCAGCCAGGGTACATCTACCCAGCAGCGGGGTTCCTCCTGCGTAGTTCAGGCCTATTTTCCGCAGCATCGGCTCGAGTTGCTCGATCTATCGGCCCTAGCCCTGCTGATCAAGCAAGATGCCCTGTGCAGCAATCTAGTGTTGCCCCGCATTAGCTGGCAGCTCATTGACGAAGAAGATTGGTCAAAGAGCTGGAAAGACCACTGGCAGCCGGAGCCGATCGGCGATCGCTTCTTGATCACCCCGGCCTGGCTCGAACCGCCCGATGGCAATCAGCGGCTGGTGCTGCGCCTCGACCCAGGGGTAGCCTTTGGCACCGGCAACCACCCCACCACCCAGCTCTGCCTGGAGTCGCTCGAAATGCGGCTCACCTACGAAAAAACCGATGTCACAATTGCCGATATTGGCTGTGGGTCTGGCATTCTCTCAATTGGAGCGCTGCTGCTGGGAGCTAAAAAATCCTACGCCGCAGACATTGACGATCTGGCGGTGCATTCAGCTATGGGCAACCGCACCCTCAACGGGCTGACGGAAGAGCAGCTGCCGCTACTTCATGGCAGTTTAGATGCGATCGCCCAGGCCATGGATGCCCCCGCCGACGGCCTTGTGTGCAATATTCTAGCTGAGGTGATTATGGACTTAATCCCTCAAATGCACACCATTGTCACCGCCGATGGCTGGGGCATTCTCAGCGGCATTTTGCTCGACCAGTCTAAGCTAGTCGCCGATACCCTAGAGCAGCATGGCTGGGTGGTGTCTACCCTCTGGCGACGGCAGGAATGGTGTTGTCTCAACGTGCGGCGATCGCCCTCCTAA
- a CDS encoding homocysteine biosynthesis protein, translating to MRTIDSINAKIRQGKAVVQTAEAFKLQAQEQGIAAAAKAVDVVVTGTFEPMESSGAMLNLGHTDPPIKLLECYLDGVPAYAGFGAVDVCLGASQPAVAGRGGDLGDTEPVREHGGGHVIADLIAGRSVSLQATGHGTDCYPRTSLETTITRDTINQFYLYSPRGLYQNFIVGVNGGDRTLSTYLGPLQPRLGNAVYANPGALSPLLNDPDLEAIGIGTRIFLGGGVGYVAWEGTQHFPLQRRLPNRTPIGPAATLALIGDAKQMRSEWVRGCYFKGYGPSLMLGVGVPIPLLNETVAAHCAVQDSDIVAPVMDFSIPRRVRPTFGLVSYAQLKSGAIAIEGQTVRTAPLASVYLARQVANELKGWIESGQFELAAPVASLPQDRAFLPQDALSG from the coding sequence ATGCGCACCATCGACAGCATCAACGCCAAAATTCGCCAAGGCAAAGCGGTGGTGCAAACTGCCGAAGCCTTTAAGCTTCAGGCCCAAGAGCAGGGCATAGCCGCCGCCGCCAAAGCCGTCGATGTGGTGGTAACTGGCACCTTTGAGCCGATGGAATCGTCGGGGGCCATGCTTAACCTCGGCCACACCGACCCACCGATCAAGCTGCTGGAATGTTATCTCGATGGGGTGCCGGCCTACGCGGGCTTTGGCGCAGTGGATGTTTGTCTGGGGGCCAGCCAGCCTGCGGTAGCAGGGCGGGGCGGCGACCTGGGCGACACCGAACCTGTGCGTGAGCACGGCGGCGGCCACGTGATTGCCGATTTGATCGCCGGACGCAGTGTATCCCTCCAGGCCACGGGCCACGGTACCGACTGTTACCCCCGCACCTCGCTCGAAACCACCATTACCCGCGACACGATCAACCAGTTTTACCTGTACAGCCCGCGCGGGCTATACCAAAATTTTATTGTTGGGGTAAACGGAGGCGATCGCACCCTCTCCACCTACCTAGGCCCGCTGCAACCTCGCCTGGGCAACGCGGTCTACGCCAACCCCGGTGCCCTCTCCCCACTTTTAAACGACCCCGATCTTGAAGCGATCGGCATTGGCACCCGCATTTTTTTGGGCGGCGGCGTCGGCTATGTCGCCTGGGAAGGAACACAGCACTTTCCCCTGCAGCGGCGCTTGCCCAACCGCACTCCCATTGGCCCAGCGGCCACCTTGGCCCTGATTGGCGATGCCAAACAAATGCGGTCAGAATGGGTGCGGGGCTGCTATTTCAAAGGCTACGGCCCCTCTTTGATGCTGGGCGTAGGCGTTCCCATTCCCCTACTCAACGAAACCGTTGCCGCCCACTGTGCGGTGCAAGATTCCGACATTGTTGCGCCAGTCATGGATTTTTCCATTCCTCGACGGGTGCGCCCCACCTTTGGCCTGGTGAGCTACGCTCAGCTCAAGTCGGGGGCGATCGCCATCGAAGGGCAAACCGTACGCACGGCACCGCTAGCCAGTGTTTACCTGGCCCGCCAGGTGGCAAACGAACTCAAGGGTTGGATTGAATCTGGCCAGTTTGAGCTGGCGGCCCCGGTGGCATCGCTACCCCAAGACCGCGCCTTTCTGCCCCAAGATGCCCTGAGCGGTTAA
- a CDS encoding serine/threonine phosphatase, with protein sequence MLTCPFCEFENAASQRSCERCGQPLQRWRVIDFPAPGAAAIASDDCYNGYLDVDQRYRLIPASTVGAFSESAAALLVLDCQPKADSPLQALQQAWLETPGLDPAYQPLAATVPLEAYPYLALQADNFPAIPELHHAWQTPQRTLLLIEDRSTWLPLSVGWTAIDDPLQHIQWLFETTLLWQALAPWRGQATLLNPQRLTLNENSLLCLSQIDQVPNQTPLPLQTLGQMWQALLDSTSTSLPPKVQTLANTLQEGVINDIAYVQDTLAEAAQAYQQPEVNLPPVAWAETEDPAIAISQPSLENLELDVDTVFDTQELTEDEGSGLIEAPTMVLPMKLADLDDAGQSHVGQQRHHNEDWFFTQTQLHKVSGPQGTIMRAKGLYILCDGMGGHASGEVASQLAVRTLRDYLTQHWGDRLPNQETLVDAVITANQAIFDINQSNATSGIGRMGTTLIMVLVHNLNIAVVHVGDSRLYSYNKRLGLRQMTLDHEVGQREINRGVEPTLAYARPDAYQLTQALGPRGQEDLIPSVAYHEITEDTLLLLCSDGLSDNNLLERYTDSHVAGLLSSKANLENGVNQLIDLANEKNGHDNITTILIRIKLQPDMSSIIG encoded by the coding sequence ATGCTAACTTGCCCTTTTTGTGAGTTTGAAAATGCCGCTTCTCAGCGGTCCTGCGAACGATGCGGCCAGCCACTTCAGCGATGGCGAGTCATCGATTTTCCTGCCCCTGGTGCAGCAGCGATCGCCTCCGACGACTGCTACAACGGCTATCTCGACGTTGACCAACGCTACCGCCTCATTCCTGCCTCAACGGTCGGTGCCTTTAGCGAGTCGGCTGCAGCCCTACTAGTCCTTGACTGCCAGCCCAAGGCTGACTCTCCGTTGCAAGCCTTACAGCAGGCCTGGCTTGAAACTCCAGGCCTCGATCCGGCCTACCAGCCGTTGGCCGCTACGGTACCCCTTGAGGCCTATCCCTACCTAGCTCTCCAGGCCGACAACTTTCCAGCCATTCCTGAGCTGCATCACGCCTGGCAAACTCCCCAGCGCACTCTTCTGTTGATCGAGGACCGCAGCACTTGGCTACCGCTGAGTGTGGGTTGGACGGCTATTGACGACCCACTGCAACATATTCAGTGGCTGTTTGAGACCACGCTGCTGTGGCAAGCGCTAGCCCCTTGGCGGGGGCAGGCCACACTACTCAATCCTCAACGGCTGACGCTGAACGAAAATAGCCTGCTCTGCCTGAGCCAGATCGATCAGGTACCCAATCAAACCCCGTTACCGCTACAGACCCTGGGACAGATGTGGCAAGCGCTGCTTGACAGTACATCAACCAGCCTGCCGCCCAAAGTACAAACCTTGGCGAACACCTTACAGGAGGGCGTTATTAACGATATTGCCTATGTGCAAGACACCCTGGCTGAAGCTGCCCAAGCCTATCAACAACCAGAGGTCAATCTACCCCCAGTAGCGTGGGCAGAGACTGAAGATCCGGCCATTGCGATTTCTCAACCTAGCCTTGAAAACCTAGAGCTAGACGTTGACACGGTCTTTGATACCCAAGAGCTTACTGAAGATGAAGGCAGCGGACTGATTGAAGCACCCACTATGGTGTTGCCGATGAAGCTGGCCGATCTCGATGATGCGGGCCAGAGTCATGTAGGGCAACAACGTCATCACAACGAAGATTGGTTTTTTACCCAAACTCAGTTACACAAAGTCAGCGGCCCCCAAGGTACTATCATGCGAGCGAAGGGGCTTTACATCCTCTGTGATGGTATGGGTGGTCACGCGTCAGGAGAAGTAGCCAGCCAGCTAGCAGTGCGCACGTTACGAGACTATTTAACCCAGCACTGGGGCGATCGCCTGCCCAATCAAGAGACGCTTGTCGACGCAGTGATAACCGCAAACCAAGCTATTTTCGATATTAATCAGTCCAATGCGACCTCGGGGATCGGGCGCATGGGTACAACCTTAATCATGGTGCTTGTGCATAACCTCAACATCGCCGTGGTGCACGTAGGCGACAGTCGCCTGTACAGCTACAACAAGCGCTTAGGGCTGCGGCAGATGACTCTCGATCACGAAGTAGGCCAACGTGAAATTAACCGGGGCGTAGAGCCAACGTTAGCCTACGCCCGTCCCGACGCCTACCAGCTAACCCAAGCCCTAGGGCCAAGGGGGCAAGAAGACCTCATTCCCAGCGTGGCTTATCACGAGATTACCGAAGACACATTGCTGCTACTCTGCTCCGACGGTCTCAGCGACAACAACTTACTAGAACGTTATACCGACAGTCATGTTGCTGGTCTCTTGAGTTCTAAAGCCAACCTAGAGAATGGCGTCAATCAGCTCATTGACCTAGCTAACGAAAAGAATGGCCATGATAACATCACGACCATTCTTATTCGGATCAAGCTTCAGCCAGATATGTCATCAATCATTGGTTAG